A window of the Harmonia axyridis chromosome 5, icHarAxyr1.1, whole genome shotgun sequence genome harbors these coding sequences:
- the LOC123680153 gene encoding jerky protein homolog-like, protein MNSKRKKVVLTIEEKLQLIEEREKGHNIPFLANSHNIGLQTVRDILKQKDKLLHFASRSDSLKGTMSRKTTKKPNFEELDNAVYEWFQQKRVEGHPISGPLLLDKAKWFHTEMKIEKPFQASQGWLLRFKKRHGIRQLDIQGEKLSADNGAAELFLAEFKRLIERYDLSSEQVYNADETGLFWKSLPSKTLAMQNEKSAPGHKCSKERITLMPCSNASGNHKLQLLCIGKSKTPRSFKGTEMKNFPVRYQNHPKAWMNREIFKKWFFDDFVPSVRAHLRSKNLPQKAMLLLDNAPSHPNENELETEDGQIFVRYLPPNVTSLLQPMDQGVIEACKRRFRKIMLRLLLESDCSLKEFWKNWKIKDAIFAAAESWNDIPTVTLQRSWFNLWPSLKDDLNEIIGSEENAILPAQLLNGLQNLVEFENVSVDDVEEWLNSDLNEPGYQILEDSEIASNFSQPNHCMDTDDESVEEFSTQENTVSAEDALRFANGLMHYLEQENDTDYIDVLHLRKIRAHICLKMNNKKRQTKITDFFK, encoded by the coding sequence ATGAATTCAAAGAGGAAGAAGGTAGTTTTGACCATTGAGGAAAAATTACAACTGATTGAAGAACGTGAAAAAGGCCATAATATTCCATTTTTGGCAAATTCACACAACATTGGATTGCAGACAGTTCGTGATATCTTAAAACAGAAAGATAAACTTCTGCATTTCGCTTCGAGGTCCGATTCCCTCAAGGGAACGATGTCTCGTAAAACGActaaaaaaccaaattttgagGAATTGGATAATGCAGTGTATGAATGGTTCCAACAAAAGCGAGTGGAGGGCCATCCAATATCAGGACCATTACTATTAGACAAGGCAAAATGGTTCCACacggaaatgaaaattgaaaaaccttttcaAGCTTCACAAGGATGGTTACTTCGATTCAAAAAACGTCATGGCATACGACAACTCGATATTCAGGGTGAAAAATTGAGTGCAGACAATGGAGCAGCAGAATTATTCCTTGCCGAATTTAAGCGTTTAATAGAACGTTATGATTTAAGTTCGGAACAAGTTTATAATGCGGACGAGACCGGACTGTTTTGGAAATCATTACCATCTAAAACACTTGCAATGCAAAACGAAAAATCTGCGCCTGGTCATAAGTGTAGTAAGGAGAGGATAACATTAATGCCTTGCTCCAATGCCAGTGGAAACCACAAATTACAGTTGTTATGCATTGGTAAATCGAAAACTCCTAGATCATTCAAAggaacagaaatgaaaaattttcctgTCAGATACCAAAACCACCCTAAGGCATGGATGAAtcgagaaatattcaaaaaatggttttttgatgattttgttCCTTCGGTTAGAGCCCACTTAAGATCTAAAAATTTGCCGCAAAAGGCAATGCTCCTATTAGACAATGCTCCATCACATCCAAATGAAAATGAGTTAGAAACTGAAGATGGACAAATTTTTGTACGTTATCTTCCACCAAATGTGACCTCATTGTTGCAGCCAATGGACCAGGGTGTAATAGAGGCATGCAAGCGACGTTTCAGGAAAATAATGTTACGGTTGCTATTGGAATCTGATTGCAGTCTGAAAGAATTCtggaaaaattggaagataAAGGACGCTATTTTCGCGGCAGCGGAAAGCTGGAATGACATTCCAACTGTGACTTTGCAAAGATCTTGGTTCAATTTGTGGCCTTCTTTAAAAGATgacttgaatgaaattattggatCTGAAGAGAATGCAATATTACCAGCGCAACTTTTGAATGGCTTACAAAATTTGGtagaattcgaaaatgtttcagtCGATGATGTTGAGGAATGGCTAAATTCGGATTTGAATGAACCTGGTTATCAGATACTGGAAGATTCAGAAATCGCATCAAATTTCTCCCAACCTAACCACTGTATGGATACAGACgatgaaagtgttgaagaattttccacgcaGGAAAACACTGTTTCTGCCGAAGACGCGTTGAGATTCGCAAATGGTCTGATGCACTACTTagagcaggaaaatgatactgattatattgatgtcctccacttgaggaaaattcgggctcacatttgtctcaagatgaataataaaaaaagacagacaaaaattacagactttttcaaataa